One segment of Pogoniulus pusillus isolate bPogPus1 chromosome 26, bPogPus1.pri, whole genome shotgun sequence DNA contains the following:
- the VWA5B2 gene encoding von Willebrand factor A domain-containing protein 5B2 isoform X2, which yields MPGLYALSSWEALPLKSSRVKACANGYSLSITAHLVYTNPHEEPVEGIFIYPLEESEVVAGFEAVVGSRRVTFQVQNRHRVQDCCLQVGHSFSRPRRCASGHLVLDEDAARSTFIIVTGMLCPSESLAVTLSTAQELVTLPDGALRLLLPPVLTPRVPAVPESEPASLCDDSPTSCFGGPGARSQPVEPAVPGENVDIFRGRPCNPFPYEFAFELLVKSPCLLAGLESPSHALRADADPWASSATTTCVTLAEPHCYDRDLEIILYPCEPHHPHLVIEDGIMTYPEYEAHIRSRRDYMRIARKDGSGERQVAFVQKRFHKDIFHNPVLTLNFCPETEDGPRDLQSITREVLFLIDRSHTMKGPELDKVKEALLVALKSLPSGTLLNIASFGTDVKPLFPTSRLCSNETLRRACEHLGGLQADVGSTSLLAALGWVLMQPLHHGYPRQLFLFTNAAAAGNTGRILRLLRRQASTVRCFSFGMGPQVCRQLLKNMAKVSRGRAEFLSPAERLQPKLIKSLKKAIEPAISDITIDWYVPDSMEALLSPTELPALYPGDRLVSYCVLYSIARFRNRRPPGQEGPRQGFQGSAFLSQEEVPTPGDGHRQPRGTLGSGDTSLDLSVVGMETSERSTDPVSGGDIWRRIYQPSYIQEQYVLTHCSVSTDRSRGLLSRSSTSSESTGSRDVAPEVGFSAPGTDATSQQGQKSLSLCESSTKSAPLPSAPPGAKVMVALSTEELGRQKVALARPALASRSFSSPHGELDAHRLCLALEKVSQKRNQSLEGRLDELGPQARRLQPSAVELNNLLSPTHLDWDMLVEPSYLFSAEPVAEPGEPSTGDASLPLRCQVVIHALQAGKPVSWEVTASLESLLQPRERPGREDPLRRAAKAWDKPLHRLAARSIIQDNENAAQREAELEQGFARRFRLKAVQTSKACNVPSLYTRLVPVDGATQAALPTAPEVWGTANSTSRPRATKAGSRHQRGSSAGLGQQQNAEDQDETPIATERGETPGSLASISSPTYGSEKQNCSNGPPNSPSITSMGSQKSTESIAGSRFSLSRRRGPSLVLRPQCLSQENKSSSNHASHDYLPLVQLQQAQGPFQLTESFSEVVQIPLDRLCRASPYASHRASLSPTSPGPRSSPEAGPGSEEGEESATAPQPGSPLSRNTCSEVPSTAVWAQADSGHGSESDTGPHSAAPSEASVSWQDVGPEDLESASWATAVALAWLEHRCAGFFEEWELVAAKADAWLQAQRLPEGVDVSCLKGAARHLFLLLRHWNENIKLNMLCYNPSNV from the exons ATGCCAGGACTGTACGCTCTCTCCTCTTGGGAAGCCCTGCCCTTGAAGAGCTCCAGGGTGAAGGCTTGCGCCAATGGGTACTCCTTGAGCATCACTGCTCACCTTGTGTACACCAACCCTCATGAGGAGCCTGTGGAAG GCATCTTCATCTACCCATTGGAGGAGTCAGAGGTGGTGGCTGGCTTCGAGGCAGTGGTGGGCAGCCGGCGGGTGACGTTCCAGGTCCAGAACCGGCACCGGGTGCAGGATTGCTGCCTCCAGGttggccacagcttcagccgGCCACGCCGCTGTGCCAGTG GCCACCTTGTCCTGGATGAAGATGCAGCGCGCTCCACCTTCATCATCGTCACAGGCATGCTGTGCCCGTCGGAGAGCCTCGCTGTCACTCTGAGCACAGCGCAGGAGCTGGTCACGCTGCCTGACGGGGCTCTgcgcctcctgctgccccctgtCCTCACGCCCCGCGTCCCTGCTGTCCCCGAGAGCGAGCCGGCAAGCTTGTGTGACGACAG CCCCACCAGCTGTTTTGGGGGGCCAGGTGCCCGGAGCCAGcctgtggagcctgcagtgcctggggagaATGTGGACATCTTTCGGGGAAGGCCCTGCAACCCTTTTCCTTATGAGTTTGCCTTTGAGCTGCTGGTGAAGAGCCCCTGCTTGCTGGCAG gACTGGAGAGCCCATCCCATGCCCTGAGAGCTGATGCTGACCCCTGGGCCAGCTCTGCTACCACCACTTGTGTCACCCTGGCTGAGCCCCACTGCTACGACAGGGACCTGGAGATCATCCTCTACCCCTGTG AGCCCCACCATCCCCACCTGGTGATAGAGGATGGCATCATGACTTACCCTGAGTACGAAGCCCACATCCGGAGCCGGCGGGATTACATGCGGATTGCCAGGAAGGATGGCAGTGGCGAGAGACAG GTGGCCTTTGTGCAGAAGCGTTTCCACAAAGACATCTTCCACAACCCCGTGCTGACGCTGAATTTCTGCCCGGAGACAGAGGATGGCCCCAGGGACCTGCAGAGCATCACCCGTGAGGTTCTCTTCCTCATTGATCGTAGCCACACCATGAAAGGCCCTGAACTTGACAAGGTCAAG GAGGCTTTGCTCGTGGCTCTGAAGAGCCTCCCGTCAGGAACGCTGCTCAACATTGCCAGCTTCGGCACCGACGTCAAGCCGCTCTTCCCAACCAGCCGCCTCTGCAGCAAC GAGACGCTGCGGCGCGCCTGCGAGCACCTCGGCGGGCTgcaggcagatgtgggcagcaccagcctgctggcagctctgggctgggtgctgatgcagcccctccaccatgGCTACCCCCGCCAGCTCTTCCTCTTCACCAACGCGGCGGCGGCAGGCAACACGGGCAGGATTCTCCGCCTGCTGCGCAGGCAGGCCAGCACTGTCAG GTGCTTCAGTTTTGGCATGGGCCCACAGGTGTGCCGGCAGCTGCTGAAGAACATGGCCAAAGTGAGCAGGGGCCGTGCCGAGTTcctgagcccagcagagaggctgcagcccaag CTGATTAAGTCCCTGAAGAAGGCTATTGAACCAGCCATCAGTGACATCACCATCGACTGGTATGTCCCTGACAGCATGGAGGCTCTGCTCTCACCCACTGAGCTCCCAGCCCTCTACCCCGGGGACCGCCTTGTCAGCTACTGCGTCCTCTACAGCATTGCTCGCTTCCGCAACAGGCGCCCGCCG GGCCAAGAAGGGCCTCGCCAGGGCTTCCAGGGCTCAGCATTCCTCTCCCAGGAGGAGGTGCCTACGCCTGGGGATGGCCACCGGCAACCCCGCGGCACCCTGGGATCTGGGGACACTTCCCTGGACCTCTCTGTCGTGGGCATGGAGACGTCGGAACGCA GTACAGATCCCGTTTCCGGAGGAGATATCTGGAGGCGGATTTACCAGCCCTCCTACATCCAGGAGCAGTACGTCCTGACACACTGCTCGGTCAGCACCGACCGCAGCCGCGGCTTGCTCTCCCGCAGCTCCACCAGCAGTGAGTCCACTGGCTCCCGCGATGTGGCCCCTGAGGTTGGCttttcagctcctggcactgatGCCACCTCCCAGCAGGGCCAGAAGAGTCTGTCTCTCTGCGAGTCCTCCACAAAATCCGCCCCACTGCCCTCTGCCCCACCTGGTGCCAAG GTGATGGTGGccctgagcacagaggagctggggaggcagAAGGTGGCGCTGGCACGCCCGGCCCTGGCCAGCCGCAGCTTTTCCTCGCCCCACGGAGAGCTGGACGCTCACAGGCTCTGCCTGGCCTTGGAGAAGGTGTCACAGAAGCGGAACCAGTCCCTGGAGGGGCGACTCGACGAGCTGGGACCACAGGCACGGAGGCTGCAGCCCAGTGCAGTGGAGTTGA ATAACCTCCTCTCGCCCACCCATCTGGACTGGGACATGTTGGTGGAGCCCTCCTACCTCTTCAGTGCTGAGCCAGTAGCTGAGCCgggggagcccagcacaggtGATGCCAGCCTGCCTCTGCGCTGCCAGGTGGTGATCcatgcactgcaggctgggaagcCAGTGTCCTGGGAAGTGACAGCCTCGCTGGAGTCACTGTTGCAACCCCGGGAGCGACCGGGCAGGGAGGACCCCCTGCGGCGGGCGGCCAAGGCCTGGGACAAGCCGTTGCACCGCTTGGCAGCACGCTCCATCATCCAGGACAACGAGAACGCGGCACAGCGGGaggctgagctggagcagg GTTTTGCCCGCCGGTTTCGCCTGAAAGCCGTGCAAACCAGCAAAGCCTGCAACGTGCCTTCTCTCTACACCCGCCTGGTGCCCGTGGACGGTGccacacaggcagctctgcccacagcccccgAGGTGTGGGGCACAG CCAACTCAACGAGCCGGCCAAGGGCCaccaaggcagggagcaggcaccaGAGGGGCTCCTCAGCAGGCCTGGGTCAACAGCAGAATGCAGAGGACCAGGATGAGACTCCCATTGCCACAG AGCGAGGAGAGACCCCAGGGTCTCTGGCCAGCATTTCCTCACCTACCTATGGCTCGGAAAAGCAGAACTGCTCCAACG GACCTCCAAACAGCCCTTCAATCACCTCCATGGGCTCCCAGAAATCCACAGAGAGCATAGCTGgctccag GTTTAGCCTCAGCAGGCGCAGGGGGCCCAGCCTGGTATTGCGCCcacagtgcctcagccaggaaaATAAGAGCTCCAGCAACCATGCCAGCCACGACTACCTTCCACTG GTACAACTGCAGCAAGCCCAAGGACCATTCCAGCTCACCGAGAGCTTCTCTGAAGTGGTGCAGATCCCCCTGGACCGCCTGTGTCGGGCCTCACCCTATGCCTCCCACCGagccagcctcagccccacatCCCCAGGGCCCAGGAGCAGCCCCGAGGCAGGGCCTGGCAGTGAGGAAGGTGAGGAGTctgccacagccccacagcctggctCGCCACTCTCCCGCAACACTTGCTCTGAGGTGCCAAGCACGGCTGTGTGGGCACAGGCAGACAGTGGGCACGGCTCCGAGTCTGACACTGGCCCCCACTCAGCTGCCCCCTCTGAGGCTAGCGTAAGCTGGCAGGATGTGGGGCCAGAGGACCTGGAGAGTGCCAGCTGGGCCACGGCAGTGGCCTTGGCATGGCTGGAGCATCGCTGTGCTGGCTTCTTTGAGGAGTGGGAGCTGGTGGCAGCCAAGGCAGACGCGTGGCTGCAGGCGCAGCGGCTGCCCGAAGGGGTGGACGTGAGCTGCCTCAAAGGGGCAGCCAGGcacttgttcctgctgctgcgtCACTGGAACGAGAACATCAAGCTGAACATGCTGTGCTACAACCCCAGCAACGTCTGA